One window of Leptotrichia sp. oral taxon 498 genomic DNA carries:
- a CDS encoding DUF2207 domain-containing protein, with protein sequence MKKIKISRIFFLFLIFPVFLFGESIKNYDVFITIQKDGILNISENINYNFDGRQKHGIYRKIPLKFGSEVEVFNVLKNSKKENFDIFDEAEYKIIKIGKQDVLLENGIYNYQIGYKMKKAITEYGNQYEIYFNGIGQEWGVPIEKANIVIKMENGKLYENGENSNFEVYTGKKGERNQNFEARMENGEIFISNLTRLNENEGISFIIHLDKNKFDKNILNQINNEAQRSFEKERNDFKNLALRGISLVIGFIILMALSVYVWVYYLKAKNTKYFDEELSPVEVAYLSGNDNLEKLTEVAILSLLKKKCISIKEKTMKMIFISEKDELPEEEKIILEAIRNNYQKEDKFYEKSLEMKKMLEKKYRNLKKDSKKYYFPFFLGVIILSILFFTTTFENLSIYIGFFIFFAVSYFISLDELSYFRIIPIFFIGILLFNDISKNILYILEIIYFWGLFEVFNYIFKNNSSIKKWIDELKKYIEDKIFKNSWEMDRFERRRIYDIILPYSVALHQNRRVSQCFIKEFGEEEYKNQNVNFFSNNLIINEVQKTFDAVRVKWGKIASKNKRFGSGRSFGGSSGGGFGGGGGGSW encoded by the coding sequence ATGAAAAAAATTAAAATTTCAAGAATTTTTTTTCTTTTTTTGATTTTTCCTGTCTTTCTTTTTGGCGAGAGCATAAAAAATTATGATGTTTTCATAACAATTCAAAAAGATGGGATTTTGAATATTTCAGAAAATATAAATTACAACTTTGATGGAAGGCAAAAGCACGGAATTTATAGAAAAATACCTTTGAAGTTTGGTTCGGAAGTTGAGGTTTTTAATGTTTTAAAAAATAGTAAAAAAGAAAATTTTGATATTTTTGATGAAGCGGAATATAAAATAATAAAAATAGGAAAACAAGATGTGTTGCTTGAAAATGGAATTTACAATTATCAAATTGGTTATAAAATGAAAAAAGCGATAACAGAATATGGAAATCAATATGAAATATACTTTAATGGAATTGGTCAAGAGTGGGGCGTTCCAATTGAAAAAGCAAATATTGTTATTAAAATGGAAAATGGAAAATTGTATGAAAATGGTGAAAATTCTAATTTTGAAGTTTATACTGGAAAAAAAGGGGAACGGAATCAAAATTTTGAGGCAAGAATGGAAAATGGGGAAATTTTTATTTCAAATTTGACAAGATTGAATGAAAATGAAGGAATTAGTTTTATTATTCATTTGGATAAAAATAAATTTGATAAAAATATTTTAAATCAAATAAATAATGAAGCTCAAAGAAGTTTTGAAAAAGAAAGAAATGATTTTAAAAATTTAGCTTTAAGAGGAATTTCTTTAGTGATAGGATTTATAATTTTGATGGCTTTGAGTGTTTATGTGTGGGTTTATTATTTGAAAGCAAAAAATACAAAATATTTTGACGAAGAATTATCTCCAGTTGAAGTCGCTTATCTTTCTGGAAATGATAATTTGGAAAAATTGACAGAAGTCGCCATCTTGTCGTTGTTAAAAAAGAAATGTATTTCAATTAAAGAAAAAACAATGAAAATGATTTTTATCAGTGAAAAAGATGAATTGCCAGAAGAAGAGAAAATTATTTTGGAAGCTATAAGAAATAATTATCAAAAAGAAGATAAATTTTATGAAAAAAGTTTGGAAATGAAAAAAATGTTGGAGAAAAAATATCGAAATTTAAAAAAAGATTCTAAAAAATATTATTTTCCATTTTTTTTAGGAGTGATAATTTTAAGTATTTTGTTTTTTACAACAACATTTGAAAATTTAAGCATATATATTGGCTTTTTTATATTTTTTGCTGTAAGTTATTTTATTTCTTTAGACGAACTTTCATATTTTAGAATAATACCGATTTTTTTTATAGGAATTTTATTATTTAACGATATTTCAAAAAATATTTTATATATTTTGGAAATTATTTATTTTTGGGGATTATTTGAAGTTTTTAATTATATTTTTAAAAATAATTCTTCGATAAAAAAATGGATAGATGAGTTAAAAAAATATATAGAAGATAAAATTTTTAAAAATAGTTGGGAAATGGATAGATTTGAGAGAAGAAGAATTTATGATATTATTTTACCTTATTCAGTGGCTTTGCATCAAAACCGAAGAGTTTCACAGTGTTTTATAAAAGAATTTGGAGAAGAGGAATATAAAAATCAAAATGTAAATTTTTTCTCAAATAATTTAATCATTAATGAAGTTCAAAAAACTTTTGATGCCGTAAGGGTAAAATGGGGAAAAATTGCTAGTAAAAATAAAAGATTTGGCTCTGGCAGAAGTTTTGGCGGAAGTTCAGGTGGCGGCTTTGGCGGCGGTGGAGGCGGAAGCTGGTAA
- a CDS encoding energy-coupling factor ABC transporter ATP-binding protein: MLKLENICFSYEKQNKILKNISLDIKKGEKTVFLGENGSGKSTLFFLLNGLLKPDSGEIYFNGEKLKYKKKDLENLRKKVGIVFQDPEVQIFAPTVYQEIAYGLQNLDYSNEKIEQKISEISAELNMKKLLEKPCHHLSYGQKKRVTIASILAMEPEILVLDEPTAWLDFKNIKKTLEMIKNLCKRGKTLVISTHDIDFAYEVADYIYILNEGKIVKQGTRYEIFDDFNFLKKLNLDVPKILKVKEFLKQKNIDILEYYEFLEKKFK; encoded by the coding sequence ATGTTAAAATTAGAAAATATTTGCTTTTCATATGAAAAACAAAATAAGATTTTAAAAAATATCTCTCTTGATATAAAAAAAGGGGAAAAAACGGTATTTCTGGGAGAAAATGGTTCAGGAAAATCAACGCTATTTTTTTTGCTAAATGGATTGTTAAAGCCAGACAGTGGAGAAATATATTTTAATGGGGAAAAATTAAAGTATAAAAAAAAAGATTTGGAAAATTTGAGAAAAAAAGTTGGAATTGTATTTCAAGATCCCGAAGTTCAGATTTTTGCGCCGACAGTTTATCAGGAGATAGCTTATGGGTTGCAAAATCTGGATTATTCAAATGAAAAAATTGAGCAAAAAATAAGTGAGATAAGCGCTGAGCTAAATATGAAAAAACTTTTAGAAAAACCATGTCATCATTTGAGTTACGGACAGAAAAAAAGAGTCACGATAGCTTCAATTTTAGCGATGGAGCCAGAAATTTTAGTGTTGGATGAACCGACGGCATGGCTTGATTTCAAAAATATAAAAAAAACATTGGAAATGATAAAAAATTTGTGCAAAAGAGGAAAGACGCTTGTGATTTCTACGCACGACATAGATTTTGCATATGAAGTTGCGGATTATATTTATATTTTAAATGAAGGAAAAATTGTGAAGCAAGGGACTCGTTATGAAATTTTTGATGATTTTAACTTTTTGAAAAAATTGAATTTGGATGTTCCAAAAATATTGAAAGTAAAAGAATTTTTGAAACAGAAAAATATTGATATTTTGGAATATTATGAGTTTTTGGAAAAGAAATTTAAATAA
- a CDS encoding CbiQ family ECF transporter T component: MLIDKISYRGLLKEINPAIKIFFMVVTLIILIVTNKKEVFLFNFILFNAIMIVFVKVKIKELFYLYIVPAFFIFTTALSLLWIKKDVITFLFRSFSSICVVYALICSTPISDFDYVFEKLKFPKIFRELFLLIYKFIFVLFDVKDKLLNAQNSRLGYVNYKSSLKSFSMLVAAIFRKTAYYNENSVKAVNSRLGKNFIFVHKKYKKVGKEIFFVIFVCLINLVMVVV, encoded by the coding sequence ATGCTAATAGATAAAATTTCATACAGAGGTTTACTAAAAGAGATAAATCCTGCGATAAAAATATTTTTTATGGTAGTAACTTTAATAATTTTAATTGTTACTAATAAAAAAGAAGTTTTTCTATTTAATTTTATTTTATTTAATGCAATTATGATAGTTTTTGTAAAAGTAAAAATAAAAGAATTATTTTATTTATATATCGTTCCAGCGTTTTTTATTTTTACGACAGCACTTTCGCTTTTATGGATAAAAAAAGATGTAATAACATTTTTATTTCGCTCTTTTTCTTCAATTTGTGTAGTTTATGCTCTAATTTGTTCGACGCCGATTTCAGATTTTGACTATGTTTTTGAGAAATTAAAATTTCCAAAAATTTTTCGAGAATTGTTTTTATTAATTTATAAATTTATTTTTGTACTTTTTGATGTGAAAGATAAGTTATTAAATGCACAAAATTCGAGATTGGGGTATGTAAATTACAAAAGTAGCCTAAAATCTTTTTCAATGTTAGTTGCAGCAATATTCAGAAAAACAGCTTATTACAATGAAAATTCAGTAAAAGCTGTAAATTCAAGGTTGGGGAAAAATTTTATCTTTGTTCATAAGAAATATAAAAAAGTTGGAAAAGAAATTTTTTTCGTAATTTTTGTATGTTTAATAAATTTAGTTATGGTGGTAGTATAA
- a CDS encoding energy-coupling factor ABC transporter substrate-binding protein: protein MKKEKKDNILKKNILLLLLIVAIGIFPLLFIKGAEFGGSDDKGEELIQKINPNYKPWAKNLFELPGGEVESLLFALQAAFGAGVVCYVLGYLKGRKKGREENANR, encoded by the coding sequence TTGAAAAAAGAAAAAAAAGATAATATTCTCAAAAAAAATATACTACTACTATTATTGATTGTAGCGATAGGAATATTTCCTTTGCTATTTATAAAAGGAGCGGAATTTGGCGGGTCTGATGACAAAGGGGAAGAATTGATTCAAAAAATTAATCCAAATTACAAACCTTGGGCAAAAAATCTTTTTGAGTTGCCGGGAGGAGAAGTTGAAAGTCTTTTGTTTGCACTACAGGCGGCATTTGGGGCAGGAGTGGTCTGTTATGTATTGGGATATTTAAAAGGTCGTAAAAAGGGAAGAGAAGAAAATGCTAATAGATAA
- a CDS encoding energy-coupling factor ABC transporter permease, with protein MKKLKLLILMAFLVIGVNSFSMHIMEGFLPVKWAAFWFVLCLPFWFFGIKKLKKLSGEDMEEKMILALAGAFIFVLSALKIPSVTGSSSHPTGVGLASILYGPFVTSILGTIVLIFQAGLLAHGGFTTLGANSFSMAITGPLVSFGIYKLLYKKNKAVAVFLAAALGDLATYVVTSLQLALANPSATGGVLESFLKFAAIFAVTQVPLAIIEGLLTNIIVNILDKYNDKKEEKRCNYIEKRKKR; from the coding sequence ATGAAAAAGTTGAAATTATTAATTTTGATGGCTTTTTTAGTAATTGGTGTAAATAGTTTTTCTATGCACATCATGGAAGGATTTTTGCCTGTGAAATGGGCAGCATTTTGGTTTGTTTTATGTTTACCGTTTTGGTTTTTTGGAATAAAAAAATTAAAAAAATTATCTGGTGAAGATATGGAGGAAAAAATGATTTTAGCACTTGCGGGAGCATTTATATTTGTGCTTTCAGCGCTAAAAATACCGTCTGTCACAGGAAGTTCGTCACATCCGACAGGAGTGGGATTAGCTTCTATATTATATGGACCCTTTGTAACTTCAATACTGGGGACAATAGTTCTTATATTTCAAGCAGGACTTTTGGCACACGGAGGATTTACAACACTTGGAGCAAATAGTTTTTCAATGGCAATAACAGGGCCTTTAGTATCTTTTGGGATTTATAAATTGCTTTATAAAAAAAATAAAGCTGTGGCGGTGTTTTTGGCAGCGGCTCTGGGGGATTTGGCAACATATGTAGTAACTTCACTTCAACTGGCACTAGCAAATCCTTCGGCAACTGGAGGAGTGTTGGAATCATTTTTAAAGTTTGCGGCAATCTTTGCGGTAACTCAGGTTCCTTTGGCGATTATTGAAGGGTTGCTAACAAATATTATAGTAAATATATTGGATAAATATAATGATAAAAAGGAAGAGAAGAGGTGTAATTACATTGAAAAAAGAAAAAAAAGATAA
- a CDS encoding cobyric acid synthase: protein MKKHKNIMIFGTGSNVGKSIIATGLCRIFYQDGYRVAPFKSQNMALNSFITKSGKEMGRAQVVQAEAAKIEPEVFMNPILLKPTTDKKSQVIVNGKVYKNMDAREYFAFKHNLKKEIKRAYNYIRENYDICVLEGAGSPAEINLKEDDIVNTGMAEMADTPVILVADIDRGGVFAAIYGTIMLLEESERVRIKGVIINKFRGDKSLLANGIEMIEKLTNVPVLGVVPYVKLGIEEEDSLGIDKYNEKKDAKIKISVIKLKHISNFTDIDALSHYSDVSLKYVKSANELGNEDVIIIPGSKNTIEDMKDLVEKDMARKIIKLAKSGTVIFGICGGFQILGQKITDLNNLESNLKEISGLGILPIETVIETEKITTQYENTLKNVSGILSGMENVKINGYEIHQGYSYLENGDKSKNLKEIQKNCIFGEKKLKGMVRENVIGTYVHGIFDNFEFTNSFLNKIRENKGLEYVDKKFSYSEYKDREYDKLAKVLRENIDIEKIYEIIEKE from the coding sequence ATGAAAAAACATAAAAATATAATGATTTTTGGAACGGGTTCAAATGTTGGAAAAAGTATAATTGCAACAGGACTTTGCAGAATTTTTTATCAAGATGGATATAGAGTTGCACCATTTAAATCACAAAATATGGCGCTAAATTCATTTATAACGAAATCCGGAAAAGAGATGGGAAGAGCACAAGTTGTACAGGCTGAAGCCGCTAAAATTGAACCAGAAGTTTTTATGAATCCGATTTTACTAAAACCGACAACGGATAAAAAATCGCAGGTCATTGTAAATGGGAAAGTTTATAAAAATATGGATGCGAGAGAATATTTTGCTTTTAAACATAATTTGAAAAAGGAGATTAAAAGAGCATATAATTATATTCGAGAAAACTATGACATTTGTGTATTGGAAGGTGCGGGAAGTCCTGCGGAAATTAATTTGAAAGAAGATGATATTGTAAATACTGGAATGGCTGAGATGGCAGATACGCCTGTGATTTTGGTAGCAGACATTGATAGAGGTGGAGTTTTTGCCGCAATTTATGGGACGATAATGCTTTTGGAAGAAAGTGAGAGAGTCAGAATAAAAGGGGTTATCATCAATAAATTTCGTGGGGATAAATCGCTTCTTGCAAATGGGATTGAGATGATAGAAAAATTAACAAATGTACCTGTTTTGGGAGTGGTTCCGTATGTGAAATTGGGGATTGAAGAAGAGGACAGTCTTGGGATTGACAAATATAATGAGAAAAAAGATGCGAAAATAAAAATTTCTGTGATAAAATTAAAGCATATTTCAAATTTTACTGATATTGACGCACTTAGCCATTATAGTGATGTCTCACTAAAATATGTCAAAAGTGCAAATGAACTTGGAAATGAAGATGTTATTATTATTCCTGGCTCAAAAAATACAATTGAAGATATGAAAGATTTGGTTGAAAAAGATATGGCTCGAAAAATAATAAAACTTGCAAAATCAGGAACTGTCATTTTTGGAATTTGCGGAGGATTTCAAATCTTGGGACAAAAAATTACTGATTTGAATAACTTGGAAAGTAATTTAAAGGAGATTTCAGGACTAGGTATACTTCCGATAGAAACAGTTATAGAAACGGAAAAAATAACTACGCAATATGAAAATACATTAAAAAACGTAAGTGGAATTTTGAGCGGAATGGAAAATGTTAAAATAAATGGTTATGAAATTCATCAAGGTTATAGTTATTTGGAAAATGGTGATAAGAGTAAAAATTTGAAAGAAATTCAAAAAAATTGTATTTTTGGAGAGAAAAAGTTAAAGGGAATGGTGCGAGAAAATGTGATTGGAACTTATGTTCACGGAATATTTGATAATTTTGAATTTACAAATAGTTTTTTGAATAAAATTAGAGAAAATAAAGGTTTGGAATATGTAGATAAAAAATTTAGTTATTCTGAATATAAAGATAGAGAATATGATAAATTGGCAAAAGTTTTGCGGGAAAATATTGATATTGAAAAAATTTATGAGATAATTGAAAAAGAATAA
- the cbiE gene encoding precorrin-6y C5,15-methyltransferase (decarboxylating) subunit CbiE: MSKVIEFINENRDKKISLVVSGDTGFYSFLAFIKKHFCDNELEVVAGISSLQYMFAKISEFWNDAYISSVHGKNFDYVSKLREYEKIGLLTDFSKNTPQNIAKKLFENGFENAKIFVGENLSYENEKIYEFRVSKLKDYEKKFGMNVVIIKR, translated from the coding sequence TTGAGTAAAGTTATAGAATTTATCAATGAAAATAGAGATAAGAAAATATCTTTAGTAGTTTCTGGAGATACTGGTTTTTACAGCTTTTTAGCTTTTATAAAAAAACATTTTTGTGATAATGAATTGGAAGTGGTTGCTGGAATTTCGTCACTACAATATATGTTTGCAAAAATTTCAGAGTTTTGGAATGATGCTTATATTTCGAGTGTTCATGGAAAAAATTTTGATTATGTTTCAAAATTGAGGGAATATGAAAAAATTGGATTACTCACAGATTTTAGTAAAAATACGCCACAGAATATTGCAAAGAAATTGTTTGAAAACGGTTTTGAAAATGCAAAAATTTTTGTTGGAGAAAATCTTTCTTATGAAAATGAGAAAATCTACGAATTTAGAGTTAGCAAATTGAAAGATTATGAGAAAAAATTTGGAATGAATGTTGTGATTATAAAAAGATAG
- a CDS encoding RNA-guided endonuclease InsQ/TnpB family protein, with product MYLTLKQQVKHLSKKEFRNLKYLSHIAKNLTNEAIYNIRQYYFNKKKYLSYNENYKMLKNSENYKKLNSNMAQQILKEADGSFKSFFGLLKLAKNGQYDNKKIKLPKYLAKDGFTTLVIGFVRLKDDMLIVPYSNSFRKTHKEIAIKLPPVLKDKKIKEIRIIPKQHSRYFEIQYIYEVEEVQRELNKENALGIDLGIDNLCTCVTNNGASFLIDGRKLKSINQYYNKINAKLQSIKDKQKIEHITLRQKKIARKRNNRIEDYLSKAARIIINYCLNNDIGKIVLGYNEDFQRNSNIGSINNQNFVNIPYGKLRDKLIYLCKLYGIEFKLQEESYTSKASFFDGDEIPIYDKENPQEYKFSGKRIKRGLYQTSAGKLINADCNGALNILRKSKVVDLSVLYNRGELNTPKRIRVV from the coding sequence ATGTATTTAACTTTAAAACAACAAGTAAAACATCTTAGTAAAAAAGAGTTTAGAAATTTAAAATATTTATCTCATATAGCCAAGAACTTAACTAATGAAGCTATATATAATATTAGACAGTATTATTTTAATAAGAAAAAGTATTTAAGTTATAACGAAAACTATAAAATGCTTAAAAATAGTGAGAACTATAAAAAATTAAATTCTAATATGGCTCAACAAATTCTAAAAGAAGCAGACGGAAGTTTCAAATCATTTTTTGGACTTTTAAAACTTGCTAAGAATGGTCAATATGATAATAAAAAAATAAAATTACCTAAATATCTTGCTAAAGATGGATTTACAACTCTTGTTATAGGTTTTGTAAGATTAAAAGATGATATGCTGATAGTTCCTTATTCAAATTCATTTAGAAAGACACATAAGGAAATCGCAATAAAACTGCCGCCAGTATTAAAAGACAAGAAGATAAAAGAGATTAGAATAATACCAAAACAACATTCCAGGTACTTTGAAATTCAATACATTTATGAGGTAGAAGAAGTTCAAAGGGAATTAAATAAAGAAAATGCACTAGGAATTGATTTAGGTATAGATAATCTTTGTACTTGTGTAACTAATAATGGGGCATCATTCCTAATAGATGGTAGAAAATTAAAATCAATAAATCAATACTATAACAAGATAAATGCAAAATTACAAAGTATTAAAGATAAGCAAAAGATAGAGCATATAACATTAAGGCAAAAGAAAATAGCTAGAAAGAGAAATAACCGTATAGAAGATTATCTTTCAAAAGCAGCAAGAATAATTATAAATTATTGTCTTAATAATGATATAGGAAAGATAGTTTTAGGATATAATGAAGATTTTCAAAGAAATTCAAATATAGGAAGTATAAATAATCAAAACTTTGTAAATATACCATATGGGAAATTAAGAGATAAATTAATATATCTATGTAAACTATATGGAATAGAATTTAAGCTACAAGAAGAGAGTTATACATCAAAAGCAAGTTTCTTTGATGGAGATGAAATCCCAATATATGATAAAGAAAATCCGCAAGAATATAAATTCAGTGGAAAAAGGATAAAAAGAGGACTATATCAAACAAGCGCAGGTAAACTCATAAATGCGGATTGTAATGGAGCATTAAATATATTAAGAAAAAGTAAAGTTGTGGACTTAAGCGTCCTATACAATAGAGGTGAGCTGAACACGCCTAAAAGAATAAGGGTAGTGTAA
- a CDS encoding TrkA C-terminal domain-containing protein, with amino-acid sequence MLENWWKDRHSKNKKNNEDKIVTLLIPVGVNSEFDGKLVKELKLPENILIISVRSEGEDHIAKGNTKIQSGNQIVMITDYKTASKYASELKERGLKII; translated from the coding sequence ATGTTGGAAAATTGGTGGAAAGACAGACATAGTAAAAATAAAAAAAATAATGAGGATAAAATTGTCACTTTACTAATTCCAGTTGGAGTAAATTCGGAATTTGACGGGAAATTAGTCAAAGAATTGAAATTGCCAGAAAATATTTTAATTATAAGTGTTAGATCAGAAGGAGAAGACCACATTGCAAAAGGTAACACAAAAATTCAAAGTGGAAATCAGATTGTTATGATTACAGATTATAAGACAGCTAGTAAATATGCGAGTGAATTAAAAGAGCGAGGACTAAAAATTATTTAG
- a CDS encoding ClC family H(+)/Cl(-) exchange transporter, whose amino-acid sequence MAKDILHELQNVYSLKSRKSKIILIIICFLTGIFSGLIVSSYTLLLNNISFFRNEYLTNLTVTKIIAGLIIFILVGIVIQFMFSKYPLIGGSGIPQVNAFLNKKIKFNWLPELFTKFFGGVLAVGAGMALGREGPSVHLGALIGSGIKKITKRTETEEKYLVTCGASAGIASTFNAPLAGVIFSLEELHKFFSPLLLICVLVASGTSNYVSRMILGPESSFQYNFMLPKHTPIYIIGIVTLVFCLIITILGRGFSYFLLLFQKKFKDIKMNKYLKISLFMIVVYLVAIFFKEITGGGHDLIEKMFSAKVGLKILFAILIMKFFYTMFCYSSGFPGGIFLPMLVIGALSGKVYGEVLNHYFEIPNEIIVHFMILGMAAYFTAVVRAPITGITLILEMTGNFSYLYMLIIVCTIVYIFTELFKMEPIYERLYLNMFEKEISQSEKEEEKIKKEKRKKKKDLKCWKIGGKTDIVKIKKIMRIKLSLY is encoded by the coding sequence ATGGCAAAAGATATTTTACATGAATTACAGAATGTGTATTCACTAAAATCAAGGAAGAGTAAGATTATCTTAATAATAATTTGTTTTTTAACTGGAATTTTTTCAGGGTTAATCGTTTCGTCATATACGTTATTATTAAATAACATTTCTTTTTTTAGAAATGAATATTTAACAAATTTGACAGTAACAAAAATCATTGCAGGATTAATAATTTTTATTCTAGTAGGGATAGTAATTCAGTTTATGTTTTCAAAATATCCACTAATAGGTGGAAGCGGTATTCCACAGGTAAATGCGTTTTTGAATAAAAAAATAAAGTTTAACTGGCTGCCGGAGCTGTTTACTAAGTTTTTTGGTGGAGTTTTGGCGGTTGGAGCTGGAATGGCACTTGGTCGGGAAGGACCATCTGTACATTTGGGGGCGCTTATTGGTTCTGGAATTAAAAAGATTACTAAAAGAACTGAAACTGAAGAAAAATATCTTGTAACTTGTGGTGCCAGTGCGGGAATCGCTTCGACATTTAATGCGCCTCTTGCGGGAGTAATTTTTTCATTAGAAGAACTTCATAAGTTTTTTTCGCCGCTTTTATTGATTTGTGTATTAGTTGCCAGCGGGACTTCAAATTACGTTTCAAGAATGATTCTAGGACCTGAGTCTTCGTTTCAATATAATTTTATGCTTCCAAAACATACTCCAATTTATATTATTGGAATTGTAACGCTTGTATTTTGTTTAATAATTACAATTTTGGGAAGAGGATTTTCATATTTTCTTTTGTTGTTTCAAAAAAAATTTAAAGACATAAAAATGAATAAATATTTAAAAATTTCGCTATTTATGATTGTTGTCTATTTAGTGGCAATCTTTTTTAAAGAAATAACAGGTGGAGGGCACGATTTAATTGAAAAAATGTTCTCGGCAAAAGTAGGTCTTAAAATTTTATTTGCAATTTTAATAATGAAATTTTTTTACACAATGTTTTGTTATTCATCAGGATTTCCTGGCGGAATTTTTTTGCCAATGCTAGTAATAGGAGCTTTGTCTGGAAAAGTTTATGGCGAAGTATTAAATCACTATTTTGAAATTCCAAATGAAATAATTGTACATTTTATGATACTTGGAATGGCGGCTTATTTTACAGCAGTTGTGAGAGCGCCAATTACGGGAATTACATTAATTTTGGAAATGACAGGAAATTTTTCTTATCTGTATATGCTTATAATTGTTTGTACAATAGTCTATATTTTTACTGAATTATTTAAAATGGAGCCAATTTATGAAAGACTTTATTTAAACATGTTTGAAAAAGAAATTTCTCAGTCAGAAAAAGAAGAAGAAAAAATTAAAAAAGAGAAAAGAAAAAAGAAAAAAGACTTGAAATGTTGGAAAATTGGTGGAAAGACAGACATAGTAAAAATAAAAAAAATAATGAGGATAAAATTGTCACTTTACTAA